AAAGTtattgaaagcaaaaaaaatggTACTACAATCAAGTACAAACGATTCTGAAGCGAGTCGGACGATTCTAGTAAATTTTGGAGGAAccacaaacgaaaaaaattgtactacAATCAACTACAAACGATTCTGTTCGGAAAACTACCgataaattcgttttttttcaaaatggggtgacatttttttttttaattttttaaatttattcatttattcatttattcattttactaCTGGAAGTAGATTCTATCGAGGTATGTTGCACCTGTGCATTTCAACcccttatattttttttttttttggcgctACTACAAACGAAATCATTGTTACCACAAACAACTACCTACAAAAAGCTACAAGAATCTACAAAAAATGGTTGAGTTTTTTTAGGTCGGGTGCTAGGTTCACATAAGTATGATATTGTTTCAATCGAGTGGACGAATgctgaaacgtaaaaaaaacgCACGACGATGAGGCTTAAGAATTGGTAGAACAAGACGAAAGGACTCATGTTGTATGCAAGGAATAGTTGATAGATGATTTAATTCAGAAAATTACCATTGATTGTGATCTCGCGATCAGGCGGAACAGTGATTGTGtgaaaacatttgaaacaGCTTTTATCGCTACCTTTCACCACATCATTTTAAATGACGAGTCGCTGCTGCATAATGATTTTGTGATACAAAGCGATTCTCGATAGCAGGAAACGAAAGAATGGAACATATTGAATAGTCATCTTCATGGAGCAACTCTTCATCAAGATGTTGCTGAAGCTATCCAACTgattttcggaaaaattcCGGAAATTTATTGCAACGCTGCGTCAGAAGATCTGCTACCAATATGCAAACCATGGTGATAATAACATCATCTGGCGGATAACACCCAAATCAGATCACAGTGGCACGAATTACGTTAACATTGCTGCTACTATTGGCCCAAGGCGTATGGCATTTACCGACCAGGGTATTCATATTCGATTTGATTGACGAAGACTGCCATTTATCGCGTAACGCCACCGTACACACAAATCGTACACATTCTGACCAGCACACATCGCAGTTTTCTCAAGAATAGATACTATTGAAATGTTCATTGTTGGGTAAGGTTTTAGAAGATATAGAAAACACGAAAATATCCTTGACAAATTGAGTCTATAGCTGTGCTATCGTTTTCATCAATATTTCGAAGTCTCATCGTGATGAATGAAAAGCTAGCAAATAGTATGTTTTGCACCTACATTATGACGAGTACGATACGAATTTCGAGCATGAAAGTAGGATCACAAAAAGGGAATTCATTCTTTAGAGGATGCTATATTCAGTCGTTACAGATTGCGTCATATGTCGcacattttgaatattatcaAAACCTACGCATCACTGCTGTGAAAATGCTGTAATGAACGCAATTCTACATACAATACCGAATACAaacaactaaaaaaaaaattaccctcAAGCACTAATAATGACGAGAAATGTATTTCTGTAAGCGAAATACTACTAAttattggaataaatttcCTAGCCGCATTCTCGCAGTATATGAAAAAGTatctgtttatttttgttcgacATTGCATGCAGAATTTCGATTATTTTGGCATTTTTACAGGAATACCGCGTTTGATCGGTCGATAAATATTGACGGTAGAATCTTCTAGCGGTGGCAGGTTAGTGGATGAACCCGATGGTTTCTGCCTCTGCCGTACTTCTTTCCAAGTTGACCCAAAATTGCATTCGCTCTGTTGAGAAGAAATGTTTAACCTCTAGCGTGGTTTCGGATCTGTCCCCTATCTGAAGGTAATTGTCCTTTTTCGAGTACGGCTCCCACGTTGTAtttccacgaaaaaacgaaGTTGAAGGTTTACTGAAAATGCATGCTATGGTTGTGAATCATATGTATCATCAGATAATctcattattgaaaaaaacctACCCGTGATTCGCAAAAGATGTCCACAATTGCACCATAATTTCCCTCATTTGTAGATCTTTTTCATTTGGGGTTTTGTTGAGAGCTAACATAATATTGTAGTCTACATTTGGAAAAATGTAACCAACGTCATCCGTGTGTGCTACTCCGTAGTCGTTCAAAGTGTTGCCGGAAACGTAAGTGTTACTCCAGGTGCCCCGATATCTGAAGGCGTAGAAATATTGGGGATTTACTGCCACTGCATGCTGGTACAACAGGGAGGAGTACATCGGATAGGTGAACGAAGCGTCACCGATGAGTAACGTCAAGTTAGTCAGCAACTGCAAGAGAAGGGATTCATAAATGGCGCATCACCTAAACACTCAATTCTTTAGTTGGCACGATacggataattaaaaaacattttaagTCAACGATCATCAGAACTGATACGacaaaaacttttcttcacCCACAAGTATTACATACAGCCTGTAGTTTTTTGTGAAATCAACTATTTTCGATTAATTTCTGCTAAACGACGCTACTggaatacaattttcaattggGAGACTGATAAGGTATAAGCTCCTGATATAATCTGCGCGTACAGTATCAATTTCACATGATGGTAGAAATCATTCGTTCAGGTCAAAATATGACTGCAGCGACCAAACTCCATAATTGTGCCAACTATCGGTGAATTTCTGTCAAATATGTTAATGAATTTCGTGATCAGTTTTGAggtgtttaaatttttcagcgACATCATATGACTGGGAAATATAACCACTGGAACTCTTTAGTTTGAAAACATTCATGACTTCCAGCCCTCCTACATAACTGGAAATGCATACAGTACGAAAGCTTATTGCATTCGAATCGTTAGATTTGAATATCTTATCACTCACCTCGCTTCTATTCATTGTTTCAATGTTATTGAAGTAGTACGACTTGGCCGCCTTGACCCAAGCGGCTCCAGAGTCCGGTTGATACGACCAGTACAACATAATCGGCAGCAAATAATCAAAGTTTTCCAGAAACTCTACAAGCCGATCCGCATTTTCATACATCGCTGGTGAAATAAGTAAGatgattgaataattaaacaaatgcGAGAGTCATAAGACTATTATCACAGAGCGAGAAcctgacaaattttcaaagcctCGAAATCATGCCTCAACTTTCTGTTCATCTGATGTATAgaataatgtatatgtatacatgtacatcatacatatatatatatatacacatatctatatacatatctatatacatatatatctatatatatacatatatatatatatgtatgcatcaTCAGCCGTATGGGATCCGACAATGTCACACcacttttcaatttccatcAGCTATATTAACGTAAGAGGAGTATAGGTTTCGGTCCAAAATAAGTCTCTGCAACTTCAACTGATCTTTACGTTTCTGGGCCTTTGGTATCGGAAAAATAGATTGTTTGAAAGTTGTTGATCCGTCTGTCGGTCTGCCTCGAAAAGCTCCAGCGATCAtcttaaaaatgatttcacaagaaaatctgaaatttacAGGCCTTTGCATTCAAATGATGGGCTTGACAATTGTCGTATCTCGTTCTCTTTCTTTCGGAGGCCGTGTTCAAATCTTCACGTCGCAACACCACGTGACAAACAAAGAGGTCCGTCAACGCATGGTCGGATGTGCTTTAATgagtttcatttcaaaattaaataacttGTTCGATTTGCAACATTTCTAAAAAGCATAAACAGTAATACTTTACTATCCAACTCGTGTACGGACTATCGATCTAAATAAGCAATACGAATCGACTTATACAAAGATTATAGAACGTTTGAATGGAATTACCAGAATTCGAATGTAATGCTTCAACGGAACACAATTGTatgagaaatgaagaaaacatttcactcagaaaataaatatctaatGACAAAAATGATGATCATACTTAATGGTACGTCTATTGATTGAATTGATTTGCCGAGGCGATAAAAGGTACGGAGAAAAATGCAGTAATGGACCGCAGTAGTCAGCCCCTCAATAGTCAACGAATTTCCTCTTGCATACGTTCTCCTTCTACAGTACAGATTTCCCCGACACCCTGCTTAGTCGCGCGACTAGAAATATGCGCAAAACTGAGTTTCGTAGCCGTCACACTTTCCATCGAACGAAATATGTAGGGAAATTGCTCAAGGTCTGATTGGAACATGATTTATTTTAAgagtacgataaaaaaatgtcatcgaATTAAGTAGTTTTTAACGTAAAATCATAATTATACATTCACTTCACAGTTGAAAATCACATATTCAGTTATATCCATTGGGTTAAATTGAATGACACTTTTTCCGTTCGTTAAGGAAGTTTCAAATCTCGTAAATTGATTTTAAGCGAGTGAACATCGTTTCTAATAACTGCACACTTTCCAAAAGCACTTGTTTTCtatagatttttgtcattttaagAATTACTCCCTGTTATATCAGTTGTATACGGGTGAGTCATATTACGTTAGGCCGCAAGTACGTAATTTGGCTAGCATTGGCAATGCTGTTTCAGACATCGATCGTTGGATGAGAAGGAGCATCCATTGTCAAGGAGTAGAAGGTATCTCACAGGTGAtgcatgtttcttttttacgttgGGTGGGAAAACCTCTCTATAACACACTTGGAAAAGATCTCGGTCCATCCAGGCATTTCTTTCACCCTTATCTATCACAGATAGATTTGTAAGGTTTTTGAAAGAccgaggttttttttaaatctttcaaTGAATAAAAGAGGAATTTTATGGGATCCATTTGCATCAGCGCATATCATTATAGTAAaactcgaaaaatgaaaatccgcTTCAGTGAATTTTGACTCAAGCGTCAGGTAGAGCAATAATTAGTGCATTCAAACCTCGAAAACCAGAAGGCGAATCCTCTGTACATGGCTCGCAACTTCGGTTCAAAGTTGACCGTCATTGACGGTGCACGCATTGCGCGAGAATACAAAGCAGAAGCACTaaacttcaaaatttcatatttcaagtGTGAATTGtgcgatttttaattttcaagataGATTCGACTCCTGGAAGtgcgtaaaaaatatttctgtatcAGTTCAGTCAAGAATTGATGTTCAACAACTTGAAATACGGCCACATTCGGTGCTCTCGTGAAAACGATATGATTCTATAGacctcaattttcaaacagatGAAATGTACCATTTTCTACCATATTCTTCAACGATCCAAGTTCAGAGTTATTGGTTATAGGCTATTCGCTTACGAAATCCATAAGAGTCACCCGCTTCCACCTGCTCCTTTGGCTGTAATGATTTTTGTTCGTAAGTCGCGTATAGTATGAGCGGGTACGGAGCGCGACGCGGCAAATTTCACAGTACGTACAATAGGAGACTAAAACCGGTCCTAACATATACCGAGACTTCATAACAAACTAGCATCGTTATTTTAGATTCACattgtttataacaaatgTCTTCAATAATTTATGTTCAAGATTCCACGAGAAGTAGCATATGTATTATTGTCCTATATGTCATAAATCATATCAATCAGTATTACGTTTTCGTGTTTTTGTGTCCTCAATATCAGAGAACAATCTCCTAGATGAAACGAAATCGcttcagaaaaatttaatttattcaacgaCTTATATCTTGTCTCAGTTATCATAGTTTACGTTGAATATTTGAAGTTTTCATATGCAAATCAGATTCAAATTCTCTGCGGCTTTGTTACAGGACCTAGTGGGAAAAATATTACTCTATACACGAAAGATAGCATTTGAAGGACGGGACTACCCGCTGCGTTGGAAGAccttaaattgaaatttttcgagaagAACGGAAATTCGGTGCTCATACCTAATCATATGAGGCTGTCCTTTTCAGTTTTTGTTAACAAAATGAGAACAATGTGGAAATCGGTTTGTAGGGAAGAAAATGCGTTTTGCAAGAAATATGAGTCATGGCTTAATGTGTCCTTTCCTGTAGCTGCTAATTCCCAGAACACACCGACCAATAAGGGTGGTCACCCCTCTAAAGACTTTTAGTCCCTAAGTCACAGATAGAACCGGCAGAGAACCGAAGAAATCCGTGAAACGTTGACTACGAACAAGTTATCAACTATTGTTCGAATGAGCCTTCGCTCCTCGAATTGTGATGGATGCAACACTGACGAGTCTAACGAAAACTTCGAGGTATCGAAAGGCTCTGGGAAACAACACCCATAATTACATTATCCGCAGATGCTGCTCTTTCCTGTCTGGTGGACCGCAAAATGTCGAATAATGActaccaagaactgagatcTCTGAACATTCGACAGCACTTCCGTATGCGTCCCAATTCCGAAGTGGCATGTCAAAGTCTGGCCATCACACATATATGTCCACACATATACGTGTGGTGTCGATCATCGTGAGGCTGCGAGAATGGTCAGTCGGTCAGTATTCATCAAATCATCAACATCTATCA
This is a stretch of genomic DNA from Neodiprion fabricii isolate iyNeoFabr1 chromosome 2, iyNeoFabr1.1, whole genome shotgun sequence. It encodes these proteins:
- the LOC124176643 gene encoding venom carboxylesterase-6-like: MVYVLGGRFMMGSANSSVYSPKYFLNQDVVLVTFNYRVGILGFLSTGDEVASGNWGLKDQVLALEWVQRNIRHFHGDPDRVTLFGHSSGSACVHLLTLSKLTIGLFHKFIMQSGSGLVEWAYRPRAVYAKRAFELGDYVGCLNNTSDSLVRCLRSKNVLDITTMFTGFYVCYHQPFITWACTDEPDVRGAFLTTSPVNIVRAGQIRDLPCIMGVVENEAMYENADRLVEFLENFDYLLPIMLYWSYQPDSGAAWVKAAKSYYFNNIETMNRSELLTNLTLLIGDASFTYPMYSSLLYQHAVAVNPQYFYAFRYRGTWSNTYVSGNTLNDYGVAHTDDVGYIFPNVDYNIMLALNKTPNEKDLQMREIMVQLWTSFANHGKPSTSFFRGNTTWEPYSKKDNYLQIGDRSETTLEVKHFFSTERMQFWVNLERSTAEAETIGFIH